The Haemorhous mexicanus isolate bHaeMex1 chromosome 5, bHaeMex1.pri, whole genome shotgun sequence genome contains a region encoding:
- the LOC132327886 gene encoding endonuclease domain-containing 1 protein-like codes for MLGPLLLLQVLASCLWLGHSEVVNSFESCPQFFYAGLPPNDALNPKNPAWICQRFRNSYHYATLYDRDRRIPVYSAYKYQPGDAKKPPEWWMVEPQLIDRNSLPDMERDWILVEQHIFTLDQIKDSQAIPADYKGLKGLDRGHLSPSGHQFSRESKMASFTLTNIVPQDSSLNNGKWNTYESKTMPKMTKDCKTTYVITGAVPGNTYVSDERVNRPSHIWSAACCLDDEEPKNAWGAIAENDRNEVEVLSLGELEKRLTELYGGMVTLFNNACPRQ; via the exons ATGCTGgggccgctgctgctgctgcaggtgttggCCAGCTGCCTCTGGCTGGGACACAGCGAGGTGGTGAACTCCTTTGAAAGTTGTCCTCAGTTCTTCTATGCAGGGCTTCCCCCAAATGATGCCCTGAATCCAAAGAACCCAGCCTGGATCTGTCAGCGCTTCAGGAACTCGTATCACTATGCCACCCTGTACGACAGAGACAGGAGAATTCCAGTGTACTCTGCTTACAAATACCAGCCTGGAGATGCCAAGAAACCTCCAGAGTGGTGGATGGTTGAGCCCCAG CTCATAGATAGAAATAGTCTTCCAGACATGGAAAGGGATTGGATCCTCGTAGAGCAACACATATTCACCTTAGACCAAATCAAAGACAGTCAGGCTATTCCTGCCGACTACAAAGGACTGAAGGGTTTGGACCGTGGCCATTTGAGCCCCAGTGGCCACCAGTTCAGTAGAGAAAGCAAGATGGCTTCCTTCACCCTCACCAACATAGTGCCCCAGGACAGCAGCCTCAACAATGGCAAGTGGAACACCTATGAATCTAAAACAATGCCCAAAATGACCAAGGACTGTAAAACCACCTACGTGATCACgggtgctgtgcctgggaaCACCTACGTGTCCGATGAGAGGGTGAACAGACCCAGCCACATCTGGTCAGCTGCCTGCTGTCTGGATGACGAAGAGCCCAAAAATGCTTGGGGGGCCATTGCTGAGAACGACAGGAATGAGGTGGAGGTCCTCagcctgggggagctggagaAGAGGTTGACTGAGCTCTATGGTGGAATGGTTACTCTGTTCAACAACGCCTGTCCCCGGCAATAA